In the genome of Candidatus Krumholzibacteriia bacterium, one region contains:
- a CDS encoding Sir2 family NAD-dependent protein deacetylase — translation MDSAPRSLETLVAKAPAGPVVVLTGAGISAESGIPTFRGPEGFWTVGSREYAPQEIATRLFFQDHPEEVWAWYLYRRNLCAAAEPNAAHHALVELEESLQDRFALVTQNVDGLHRRAGSSPERTLEIHGNLHWMRCASSCGPDLWPVPLSFQPCGRSDRLGAREREALRCQRCGGWARPHVLWFDEIYDETLYRRALETARRAAFLLVIGTSGATSLPLRMGEIAADRRIPILDLNLEPNPFAAWAAEHGLHLPAAAAASLPGLVQRLLATLPPGPPRQPLT, via the coding sequence TTGGATTCGGCGCCCCGCAGCTTGGAGACCCTGGTCGCTAAGGCGCCGGCGGGTCCGGTGGTGGTGCTGACGGGCGCTGGCATTTCCGCCGAGAGCGGCATCCCCACGTTCCGTGGTCCCGAGGGTTTCTGGACCGTCGGCTCTCGGGAATACGCGCCACAGGAGATCGCGACGCGCCTGTTCTTCCAGGACCACCCCGAGGAGGTCTGGGCCTGGTACCTGTACCGGCGAAACCTCTGCGCGGCGGCAGAGCCGAATGCGGCGCACCACGCCTTGGTGGAGCTGGAGGAATCCTTGCAGGATCGTTTCGCGCTCGTGACGCAGAACGTCGACGGGTTGCACCGACGCGCCGGAAGCAGCCCGGAACGCACGCTCGAAATCCACGGCAACTTGCACTGGATGCGCTGCGCCTCCTCCTGCGGCCCCGACCTCTGGCCCGTGCCGTTGTCCTTCCAACCCTGCGGACGCTCCGACAGACTCGGTGCCCGCGAGCGGGAGGCGCTGCGCTGCCAGCGCTGCGGCGGTTGGGCGCGGCCGCACGTGCTCTGGTTCGACGAGATCTACGACGAAACTCTCTATCGCCGTGCCCTCGAGACGGCGCGTCGGGCGGCATTCCTTCTCGTCATCGGCACCTCGGGGGCGACGTCGCTGCCGCTCCGGATGGGCGAGATCGCCGCCGACCGGCGAATCCCGATCCTGGACTTGAATCTGGAGCCGAATCCCTTCGCGGCTTGGGCCGCCGAACACGGCCTGCATCTGCCCGCCGCGGCGGCCGCCTCGCTCCCGGGCCTGGTGCAGCGATTGCTGGCAACGCTCCCTCCCGGCCCGCCGCGGCAGCCGCTGACATAG
- the hutH gene encoding histidine ammonia-lyase: protein MPEARATRMVKVDGEHLELADVRAVAAGATAVLAPAARERCERAAETLQRAVAGGEALYGINTGFGPFARTRVPDGDIEALQVNLIRSHAAGFGEPLPVPVVRAMLVLRAHSLTRGYSGVGPALPEALLALLAHNLIPVVPSQGSVGASGDLMPLAHIGLALLGEGEVFHAGTRKQAAAALQQEGLRPHRFAMKEGLALVNGTQMMTAGGILASSEAQLVLHAAQVGAAMSVEAMLGSVAAFDAGVQALRGHAGQIAVGANLRALLQGSAIVASHADCARVQDAYSLRCTPQVLGASQDVLRWVEGVLQIEADAVTDNPLVFPEDGRVISGGNFHGQPLALALDALGVAVAEVASLSERRLHRLLHDHDVEALPRCLTPRPGLQSGLMMLQYLAAALVSENRTALHPAAADNVVTGGGVEDHNSMGSIAAVRLPRLLHNARGAIAAELIAAAQALEFHAPLAPGPATAAALQAVRRFVPRLEEDRSLAPDIAALAATSALENVVAAAVSAMKEPLAP, encoded by the coding sequence ATGCCAGAGGCGCGGGCGACGCGAATGGTGAAGGTGGACGGCGAGCACCTGGAGCTCGCCGATGTGCGCGCCGTGGCCGCAGGGGCGACGGCGGTGCTCGCGCCGGCGGCGCGGGAACGCTGTGAACGAGCCGCCGAGACGCTGCAACGTGCCGTCGCCGGCGGCGAGGCGCTCTATGGCATCAACACCGGCTTCGGCCCCTTCGCTCGTACCCGCGTCCCCGATGGTGACATCGAGGCCCTGCAGGTCAACCTGATCCGCAGTCATGCGGCCGGCTTCGGCGAACCACTGCCAGTGCCGGTGGTGCGCGCCATGCTGGTGCTGCGCGCCCATTCCCTCACCCGGGGCTATTCCGGCGTCGGGCCGGCGCTGCCCGAAGCGTTGCTCGCTCTCCTCGCGCACAACCTCATCCCCGTCGTCCCGTCCCAGGGTTCCGTGGGAGCGAGCGGCGATCTCATGCCCCTCGCCCACATCGGTCTCGCACTCCTCGGCGAGGGCGAAGTCTTCCACGCCGGCACTCGCAAGCAGGCAGCGGCGGCATTGCAGCAGGAGGGCCTGCGGCCCCATCGCTTCGCCATGAAGGAAGGCCTGGCGCTTGTCAACGGCACGCAGATGATGACGGCTGGCGGGATCCTCGCGAGCAGTGAAGCCCAGCTCGTGCTGCACGCGGCGCAAGTGGGGGCAGCCATGTCGGTGGAGGCCATGCTCGGCAGCGTCGCCGCCTTCGACGCCGGCGTGCAGGCGCTGCGCGGTCACGCCGGACAGATCGCCGTCGGCGCCAACTTGCGCGCCTTGCTGCAGGGGAGCGCCATCGTCGCCAGTCACGCCGACTGCGCCCGGGTGCAGGATGCCTACTCGCTGCGCTGCACGCCGCAGGTTCTCGGCGCCTCCCAGGACGTCCTGCGCTGGGTGGAAGGGGTGTTGCAGATCGAGGCCGATGCGGTGACCGACAACCCTCTCGTCTTCCCCGAGGATGGGCGCGTGATCTCGGGCGGCAACTTCCACGGCCAGCCGCTCGCGCTCGCTCTCGACGCCCTCGGCGTCGCCGTGGCCGAGGTCGCCAGCCTCTCCGAACGCCGGTTGCACCGTCTGCTCCACGATCACGACGTGGAAGCCCTGCCACGCTGCTTGACCCCGCGCCCGGGACTGCAGTCGGGCCTGATGATGCTGCAGTATTTGGCGGCGGCTCTCGTGTCCGAGAACCGGACGGCGTTGCACCCGGCAGCGGCGGACAACGTGGTCACGGGCGGCGGTGTGGAGGACCACAACAGCATGGGGAGCATCGCCGCGGTGCGCTTGCCGCGTCTGTTGCACAACGCCCGCGGCGCCATCGCGGCAGAGCTCATCGCCGCGGCCCAGGCGCTCGAGTTCCATGCGCCGCTCGCTCCGGGTCCGGCGACTGCCGCGGCGTTGCAGGCCGTGCGCCGCTTTGTGCCGCGCCTCGAAGAGGACCGCAGTCTCGCCCCGGACATCGCGGCGCTGGCGGCGACCTCGGCGCTCGAGAACGTCGTCGCAGCGGCCGTGTCGGCCATGAAGGAGCCGCTGGCGCCTTGA
- the hutU gene encoding urocanate hydratase yields the protein MAEKRLRAPRGTTLVCKGWLQEAALRMFCNNLDPEVAERPQDLVVYGGIGKAARNWDCAQAIVRELRRLEADETLIVQSGKPVAVFRTHPDAPRVLLANSNLVPRWATWEHFHELDRRGLFMYGQMTAGSWIYIGTQGILQGTYETFAACARQHFDGSLQGRIVLTGGLGGMGGAQPLAVTMNGGVCLAVEVDPARIARRLETRYCQVQETTVEGALARAEHARASGEALSIALQGNCAEVLPALVQRGFRPDIVTDQTSAHDELHGYVPQGLEVQAAASLRQRDAAEYIRRSLASMATHCRALLDFQAAGSVVFDYGNNLRGQAQKAGVAEAFAYPGFVPAYVRPLFCSGKGPFRWVALSGDPADIARTDQLVLELFPEDESLCRWIRLASAQVAGQGLPARIAWLGYGQRARFGLALNDLVARGELRAPIVIGRDHLDSGSVASPYRETEAMRDGSDAVADWPLLNALLNAVSGATWVSVHQGGGVGMGLSVHAGMVIVADGTPQAGERLRRVLDCDPGMGIARHADAGYPEALSAAHRHGLRLPMLGD from the coding sequence CTGGCGGAGAAGCGGCTGCGGGCGCCGCGGGGGACGACGCTGGTCTGCAAGGGCTGGCTGCAGGAAGCGGCGCTCCGGATGTTCTGCAACAACCTCGATCCCGAGGTGGCCGAGCGCCCGCAAGACCTCGTCGTCTACGGCGGCATCGGCAAGGCGGCGCGCAACTGGGATTGCGCCCAGGCCATCGTGCGGGAGCTGCGCCGGCTGGAAGCGGACGAGACCTTGATCGTGCAGTCGGGCAAACCCGTCGCCGTCTTCCGCACCCATCCCGATGCGCCGCGCGTGCTGCTCGCCAACTCGAACCTGGTGCCGCGCTGGGCCACCTGGGAGCACTTCCACGAGCTCGATCGCCGCGGCCTCTTCATGTACGGCCAGATGACCGCGGGGAGCTGGATCTACATCGGCACGCAAGGCATTCTGCAGGGAACCTACGAGACCTTCGCGGCCTGCGCGCGGCAGCACTTCGACGGCAGTCTTCAAGGACGCATCGTCCTCACCGGCGGCCTGGGCGGCATGGGGGGGGCGCAGCCGCTCGCGGTGACGATGAACGGCGGCGTCTGCCTGGCGGTGGAGGTCGATCCGGCACGGATCGCCCGGCGTCTCGAGACCCGCTACTGTCAGGTGCAGGAAACGACGGTGGAAGGGGCCTTGGCCCGGGCCGAGCACGCCCGCGCCAGCGGCGAAGCGCTCTCCATCGCGCTCCAGGGCAATTGCGCCGAGGTCTTGCCCGCTCTCGTGCAGCGCGGCTTCCGCCCCGACATCGTCACCGATCAGACCTCGGCACACGACGAGCTGCACGGTTACGTGCCGCAGGGCCTCGAGGTGCAGGCAGCAGCGTCCTTGCGCCAGCGCGATGCGGCCGAATACATTCGCCGCAGCCTCGCCTCCATGGCGACGCACTGCCGCGCGCTGCTCGACTTCCAGGCCGCCGGCAGCGTCGTCTTCGACTACGGCAACAACTTGCGCGGTCAAGCGCAGAAGGCCGGCGTCGCCGAAGCTTTCGCTTATCCCGGCTTCGTCCCAGCTTACGTGCGCCCGCTCTTCTGCTCGGGCAAGGGTCCATTCCGCTGGGTGGCACTTTCGGGCGATCCTGCCGACATCGCCCGCACCGATCAGCTGGTGCTGGAGCTCTTCCCGGAGGACGAATCCCTCTGCCGGTGGATTCGCCTGGCCTCGGCGCAAGTGGCGGGACAAGGCTTGCCGGCGCGCATCGCCTGGCTCGGCTACGGCCAGCGCGCGCGCTTCGGTCTGGCGCTCAACGATCTCGTCGCCCGCGGCGAGCTGCGCGCTCCCATCGTCATCGGGCGCGATCACCTGGATTCGGGCTCGGTGGCGAGCCCCTACCGTGAGACCGAAGCAATGCGCGACGGCAGCGACGCCGTCGCCGATTGGCCGCTGCTCAACGCCTTGCTCAACGCGGTGAGCGGCGCCACTTGGGTCTCGGTGCATCAAGGCGGCGGCGTCGGCATGGGACTCTCTGTGCACGCCGGAATGGTCATCGTCGCCGACGGCACTCCGCAAGCGGGAGAGCGATTGCGCCGAGTGCTCGATTGTGACCCGGGCATGGGAATTGCTCGACACGCCGACGCCGGTTACCCCGAGGCCTTGAGCGCGGCACACCGGCACGGTTTGCGTCTGCCCATGCTCGGAGACTGA
- the hutI gene encoding imidazolonepropionase: MTAVDFLLFNCSEIVSPIGEGMPLRRGDLGRLRRVENAALVARSGAIVHWGPEHEVLHRIEKLPGCVEVDAQQRSVIPAFVDPHTHAVFGCARAAEYAARIAGTSYQEIAAAGGGIHSSVRDVRARSEDELLALLVERLRRMLAHGTTTVEIKSGYGLTLEDELKLLRVIRRAGEQVPVRVVPTFLGAHEVPEEFRARRVEYVRLLVHEMLPQAARLAEFNDVFCEPSVFTLEESATILEAGARLGLAPKLHADELEPYGGTELACRLGAVSADHLLRVSPPGIQALGSSATVAVLLPGTSFGLALGAYAPARALVEAGAVVALATDFNPGSSHCPSMQAIWSLACSLLRLTPAEALVACTLNAAVAIRRGGQLGSLEPGRRCDLVVTHGKDYREVPYQFGVNNAALVVSEGRVVWSDGSV, translated from the coding sequence GTGACAGCGGTCGATTTCCTCCTCTTCAACTGCAGCGAGATCGTCTCGCCCATCGGCGAGGGCATGCCGCTGCGTCGCGGCGACCTCGGGCGGCTGCGCCGGGTGGAGAACGCGGCGCTGGTCGCCCGTTCCGGGGCCATCGTGCACTGGGGGCCGGAGCACGAGGTGCTGCACCGCATCGAGAAGCTGCCCGGCTGCGTCGAAGTGGATGCGCAGCAGCGCAGCGTCATCCCGGCCTTCGTGGACCCCCACACCCACGCCGTCTTCGGCTGCGCCCGCGCCGCCGAGTACGCCGCACGCATCGCCGGCACGAGCTACCAGGAGATCGCCGCCGCCGGTGGCGGCATCCATTCGAGCGTCCGCGACGTGCGCGCCCGCAGTGAGGACGAGCTGCTGGCGCTGCTCGTGGAGCGCTTGCGCCGCATGCTGGCCCACGGCACCACGACGGTGGAGATCAAGAGCGGCTATGGCTTGACCCTGGAGGACGAGCTCAAGCTGCTGCGAGTGATCCGCCGCGCCGGGGAGCAAGTTCCCGTACGCGTCGTTCCCACCTTTCTCGGTGCGCACGAGGTGCCCGAGGAGTTCCGGGCCCGGCGCGTGGAGTACGTACGCCTCCTCGTCCACGAGATGCTGCCTCAGGCGGCGCGCCTCGCCGAGTTCAACGACGTCTTCTGCGAACCCTCGGTGTTCACGCTCGAGGAGAGCGCCACGATCCTGGAAGCAGGAGCGCGACTGGGGTTGGCCCCCAAGCTGCACGCGGACGAGTTGGAGCCGTATGGCGGCACCGAGTTGGCCTGCCGTCTGGGCGCGGTGTCGGCGGATCACCTGCTGCGGGTGTCGCCGCCGGGAATCCAAGCGCTCGGGAGCAGCGCCACTGTGGCCGTGCTCCTACCCGGGACGAGCTTCGGGTTGGCGCTCGGAGCCTACGCCCCGGCCCGTGCCTTGGTGGAAGCCGGCGCCGTGGTGGCCTTGGCCACGGACTTCAATCCCGGCTCCAGCCACTGTCCGAGCATGCAAGCGATCTGGTCGCTCGCGTGCTCGCTGTTGCGTTTGACGCCGGCGGAGGCCCTCGTGGCCTGCACTTTGAATGCAGCTGTGGCGATCCGTCGGGGCGGCCAACTGGGGAGCCTGGAGCCGGGGCGGCGTTGCGATTTGGTGGTGACCCACGGCAAAGACTACCGCGAGGTGCCCTATCAGTTCGGGGTCAACAACGCCGCCCTCGTAGTCAGTGAGGGTCGCGTGGTCTGGAGCGACGGCTCGGTCTAA
- a CDS encoding TonB-dependent receptor encodes MRGSGPGVLLLRCIGVGLLLVLGAVPLRAQVAPLSTPDAGADETLERETLLAFEPLSLEDVLRHLVGVAMSRRGAVGSLEYTHVLGALPGRVQLSLDGIDLAEPELAFPRLYAIPLAAIERIQVFRSTDPVRIEVWTRRHTTETAATEIDLGRGDFETRVRRLQLLLPPRWWWVGMRYDELLRGRQDFRPTPTTAAPASIGDYDGRGRSLIFGFERQGGERLRVLLADDFDNAHGSYESVDEITGASRVLGSLRWWRPLRGWQLVADVTQQAWERSRGFSTGVQQITETYGRVAVDLEHDAPAGLGGALRLRAADVDGDREGVAPGPERRRFQRYDGELHLHWRGTFAWNGWVSVHHRTDLSTEWSARLHGEWSRGPWALHAQGGRGVSFAGWGESLAPGDDGARPGIFAAGGVRRQGERLTLSLTGAAKRFDRNGTATALLFPLLGSGPTHLAGGCAALELRLGSSAYPGALQGQLAWTPEVEGERGGLPELQAEVGGRVAAVQLFHGDLQVALRARWRLEARRDFTSSVSLAPYAAGDVRLDFRLLQRMLVYWDVQNVADTAVETHPGVLLPGRTSLIGVRVDLFD; translated from the coding sequence ATGAGGGGAAGTGGCCCGGGCGTCCTCCTCCTGCGCTGCATCGGCGTCGGTCTCCTGCTCGTGCTGGGCGCCGTGCCGCTTCGAGCGCAGGTGGCACCGCTCTCCACGCCCGACGCCGGAGCAGACGAAACCCTGGAGCGCGAGACGCTCCTCGCCTTCGAACCACTCTCCCTGGAGGACGTGCTGCGTCACCTGGTGGGTGTCGCCATGTCGCGCCGTGGGGCCGTGGGCTCGCTCGAATACACCCACGTCCTCGGGGCGTTGCCCGGGCGCGTCCAGCTCAGCCTGGATGGTATCGATCTGGCGGAACCCGAGCTGGCTTTCCCGCGTCTCTACGCCATCCCGCTCGCGGCGATCGAGCGCATCCAGGTGTTCCGTAGCACCGATCCGGTGCGGATCGAAGTGTGGACGCGGCGCCACACCACCGAGACCGCGGCCACCGAGATCGACCTCGGCCGCGGCGACTTCGAAACGCGCGTTCGACGGCTGCAGCTGCTGCTACCGCCGCGCTGGTGGTGGGTGGGCATGCGCTACGACGAGCTGCTACGGGGCCGGCAGGACTTCCGGCCCACGCCGACCACAGCGGCGCCGGCCTCGATCGGCGATTACGACGGCCGTGGCCGCTCGCTCATCTTCGGCTTCGAGCGCCAGGGCGGCGAGCGCTTGCGGGTGCTGCTGGCCGACGACTTCGACAACGCCCACGGCAGCTACGAAAGCGTCGACGAAATCACCGGAGCCAGTCGCGTTCTGGGCTCGCTGCGCTGGTGGCGGCCGCTGCGCGGTTGGCAGCTGGTGGCGGACGTGACGCAGCAAGCCTGGGAGCGGTCGCGTGGTTTCAGCACCGGTGTGCAGCAGATCACCGAGACCTACGGGCGCGTGGCGGTGGACCTGGAGCACGACGCGCCGGCGGGCCTCGGTGGGGCGCTCCGCCTGCGCGCTGCGGATGTGGACGGCGACCGCGAAGGCGTGGCGCCAGGCCCGGAGAGACGACGTTTCCAGCGCTACGATGGGGAGCTGCACCTCCACTGGCGAGGGACGTTCGCCTGGAACGGCTGGGTGAGCGTGCACCATCGCACCGACCTCAGCACGGAGTGGAGCGCCCGTCTGCACGGCGAGTGGAGCCGCGGTCCCTGGGCGCTCCACGCGCAAGGAGGCCGGGGGGTGAGCTTCGCCGGCTGGGGTGAATCCCTTGCCCCCGGAGACGACGGGGCGCGGCCCGGCATCTTCGCCGCCGGCGGCGTGCGCCGCCAGGGTGAACGCCTCACCCTCTCCCTCACGGGAGCGGCGAAGAGATTCGACCGCAACGGCACCGCGACGGCGCTCCTCTTTCCGCTCCTTGGTTCCGGCCCTACCCATCTGGCCGGAGGTTGCGCCGCCTTGGAGCTCCGGCTGGGCTCGAGCGCCTATCCTGGGGCCTTGCAGGGCCAACTCGCCTGGACGCCGGAAGTGGAAGGCGAGCGCGGCGGCCTGCCGGAGCTGCAAGCAGAAGTCGGCGGACGCGTCGCCGCGGTGCAGCTCTTCCACGGGGATCTGCAGGTGGCGCTTCGGGCTCGCTGGCGCCTCGAGGCGCGCCGCGACTTCACCAGCAGCGTCTCGCTGGCGCCCTACGCCGCCGGGGACGTGCGCCTCGATTTCCGCTTGCTCCAGCGCATGCTGGTCTACTGGGACGTGCAGAACGTCGCCGACACCGCGGTGGAAACCCATCCCGGTGTTCTCCTCCCCGGTCGTACTTCCCTCATCGGCGTGCGCGTGGATCTGTTCGACTGA
- a CDS encoding helix-hairpin-helix domain-containing protein, with the protein MSSRQRGALWFVALCLGGRLLDLFDLPFEARPPSAPPPDTLAVTATMGDTVAAPSGAGEPGAVADTGTTPATNTAAARTPEPIAINRASAEELQRLPRVGPVLAARIVAYRREHGSFRAAADLQGVPGIGPRTAARLAPLLRFD; encoded by the coding sequence ATGTCGTCGCGACAGCGCGGGGCGCTGTGGTTCGTGGCGCTCTGCCTCGGCGGGCGCCTCCTCGATCTCTTCGACCTCCCCTTCGAAGCCCGGCCGCCGTCGGCTCCTCCTCCGGACACGCTGGCGGTCACGGCCACAATGGGCGATACGGTGGCGGCGCCTTCAGGCGCCGGTGAACCCGGCGCGGTAGCCGACACCGGGACGACACCCGCAACCAACACCGCGGCCGCCCGAACGCCGGAGCCCATCGCCATCAACCGGGCCAGCGCCGAGGAGCTGCAACGTTTGCCGCGCGTCGGCCCGGTGCTGGCGGCCCGCATCGTCGCCTACCGGCGCGAGCACGGTTCCTTCCGTGCAGCAGCGGACCTGCAGGGTGTTCCTGGCATCGGCCCGCGCACGGCAGCACGACTGGCACCGCTCCTGCGCTTCGATTGA
- the pilB gene encoding type IV-A pilus assembly ATPase PilB yields the protein MQLDAKIATQLLESSRISRAQLSEAEKASAREKASLGATLVRMGVLTEPEYEQFLSRHYGVPSVRLEEVKIPADVVSLVPSEVASKFQVIPIARIGRQLTLAMANPQNIFIIDDVKFITGLDVKAVVCAEGSIKKAIDRYYDQADALASVIKEMDGEVEVLEEEQDQDLGLAAAMDENAPVVKLVNSLLTEALRRGASDIHVEPYEAKLRVRFRVDGVLHDVMTPPMRLRSAIVSRLKIMSELDIAERRVPQDGRIKIKIKGKKVDVRVSTAPTVHGEKVVMRILDASNLQLDLKKLGFDPLGLQNLLRAISLPYGMVLVTGPTGSGKTTTLYSALSRLNTDDTNIMTAEDPVEYNIEGINQVQVNEEIGLNFSTALKAFLRQDPNIIMVGEVRDLDTASIAVKAALTGHLVLSTVHTNDSASTVNRLVDMGIEPFLVASSLNLILAQRLARRICKHCKSEVGMASEEVLHELGWDPKRGSFKMYKGKGCPECNMTGYAGRLGLYEVLHCSPGMREKILERASSAELKRKAIQEGMVTLRLHAISKVQDGITTVEEVLKETARDDLES from the coding sequence ATGCAACTCGACGCGAAGATTGCGACCCAGCTCCTCGAGTCCTCCCGCATCAGCCGCGCGCAACTCTCCGAGGCAGAGAAGGCGAGCGCCCGTGAAAAGGCTTCCCTCGGCGCCACGCTGGTGCGGATGGGGGTCCTGACGGAGCCGGAGTACGAGCAGTTCCTCTCGCGCCACTACGGCGTCCCCTCGGTCCGCCTCGAGGAGGTCAAGATCCCTGCCGACGTGGTCTCCCTCGTCCCCTCCGAGGTGGCCAGCAAGTTCCAGGTGATTCCCATCGCCCGCATCGGGCGGCAGTTGACCCTGGCGATGGCGAACCCGCAGAACATCTTCATCATCGACGATGTCAAGTTCATCACCGGCCTCGACGTCAAGGCCGTGGTCTGCGCCGAGGGGTCGATCAAGAAAGCCATCGATCGCTACTACGACCAGGCAGACGCCCTGGCTTCGGTGATCAAGGAAATGGACGGCGAAGTGGAGGTCCTGGAGGAGGAGCAGGACCAGGACCTGGGGCTCGCTGCCGCCATGGACGAGAACGCCCCGGTGGTCAAGCTGGTGAACTCGCTGCTCACCGAGGCCCTGCGCCGCGGCGCCTCGGATATCCACGTCGAGCCCTACGAGGCCAAGCTACGCGTGCGCTTCCGCGTCGACGGCGTCCTCCACGACGTCATGACCCCGCCGATGCGCCTCCGATCGGCCATCGTCTCGCGCCTGAAGATCATGTCCGAGCTCGACATCGCCGAACGCCGGGTGCCGCAAGACGGCCGCATCAAGATCAAGATCAAGGGCAAGAAGGTGGACGTCCGCGTCTCCACGGCGCCGACGGTGCACGGCGAAAAAGTCGTGATGCGCATCCTGGATGCCTCGAATCTGCAGCTCGACTTGAAGAAGCTGGGCTTCGACCCTCTGGGGTTGCAGAACCTGCTGCGGGCCATCTCCCTTCCCTACGGCATGGTGCTGGTCACCGGGCCCACCGGGAGCGGCAAGACCACGACACTGTACTCGGCGCTGTCGCGTCTCAACACCGACGACACCAACATCATGACCGCCGAGGACCCGGTGGAATACAACATCGAGGGCATCAACCAGGTGCAGGTGAACGAAGAAATCGGGCTCAACTTCTCCACCGCTCTCAAGGCCTTCCTGCGCCAGGATCCGAACATCATCATGGTGGGCGAGGTCCGCGACCTCGACACCGCCTCCATCGCGGTGAAGGCGGCGCTCACCGGCCACCTGGTGCTCTCCACCGTGCACACCAACGACAGCGCCAGCACGGTGAACCGTCTGGTGGACATGGGTATCGAACCCTTTCTCGTCGCCAGCTCGCTCAACCTCATCCTGGCGCAGCGCCTGGCGCGGCGTATCTGCAAGCACTGCAAGAGCGAAGTGGGCATGGCCTCGGAAGAAGTACTGCACGAGCTGGGGTGGGACCCGAAGCGCGGCAGTTTCAAGATGTACAAGGGCAAGGGCTGTCCGGAGTGCAACATGACTGGCTACGCCGGCCGTCTCGGTCTCTACGAGGTGCTGCACTGCTCGCCGGGGATGCGCGAGAAGATCCTGGAACGGGCCTCGTCCGCCGAACTCAAGCGCAAGGCCATCCAGGAAGGCATGGTGACCCTGCGTCTCCATGCCATCAGCAAGGTCCAGGACGGGATCACCACCGTCGAGGAGGTCTTGAAAGAGACCGCCCGCGACGACTTGGAGAGCTAG
- a CDS encoding type IV pilus twitching motility protein PilT, producing the protein MINLRELLEKMIQLKASDLHLTAGLSPQFRVDGAIGGSDYAVLTPDECTRLAYSVLNEEQKRRFENDRELDLSFGVSGLSRFRCNIFLQRGVVTMAVRQIPYQILGYKQLGVPQVVADLAMRPKGMVLVTGPTGSGKSTTLASLIDRINSERRAHIVTIEDPIEYVHEHKRCIVNQREVRADTHSFEAALKHVLRQDPDVILIGEMRDRETMGAALTIAETGHLALATLHTNSTFESVNRIVDSFPAEQQPQVRAQLAFVLEGVVTQQLVPRATGRGRVLVAEVMICTPAIKAVIREGKIHQIYGLMQAGMKYGMQTMNQALQQAVINRLISAAEALACSPEQQELRQMLSATTGLPVGSK; encoded by the coding sequence GTGATCAATCTCCGAGAGCTGCTCGAGAAAATGATCCAGTTGAAGGCGAGTGACCTGCACCTCACCGCCGGTCTGTCGCCACAGTTCCGCGTCGACGGCGCTATCGGCGGCAGCGATTACGCCGTGCTCACGCCGGACGAGTGCACCCGTCTCGCCTACAGCGTCCTCAACGAAGAGCAAAAACGCCGCTTCGAGAACGACCGGGAGCTGGATCTCTCCTTCGGCGTCTCCGGCCTGTCGCGCTTCCGTTGCAACATCTTCCTCCAGCGCGGTGTGGTCACCATGGCGGTGCGCCAGATCCCCTACCAGATCCTGGGCTACAAGCAGCTCGGCGTGCCCCAGGTGGTCGCCGATCTGGCGATGCGGCCGAAGGGCATGGTCCTGGTCACGGGTCCCACGGGCAGCGGCAAGTCCACCACCCTGGCCAGCCTCATCGACCGGATCAATAGCGAGAGGCGCGCTCACATCGTCACCATCGAGGATCCCATCGAATACGTGCACGAGCACAAGCGCTGCATCGTCAACCAGCGGGAAGTGCGCGCCGACACCCACAGCTTCGAGGCGGCCCTGAAGCACGTGCTGCGGCAGGATCCCGACGTCATCCTCATCGGCGAAATGCGCGACCGGGAAACCATGGGGGCGGCGCTCACCATCGCCGAGACCGGTCACCTGGCCCTGGCGACGCTGCACACCAACAGCACCTTCGAATCGGTCAACCGCATCGTCGATTCCTTCCCGGCAGAACAGCAGCCCCAGGTGCGGGCGCAGTTGGCTTTCGTCCTCGAAGGCGTCGTCACCCAGCAGTTGGTGCCGCGGGCCACCGGCCGCGGCCGGGTGCTGGTGGCGGAGGTGATGATCTGCACCCCCGCCATCAAGGCCGTGATCCGGGAGGGCAAGATCCACCAGATCTACGGACTCATGCAGGCGGGTATGAAGTACGGCATGCAGACCATGAACCAGGCGCTGCAGCAGGCGGTCATCAACCGCTTGATCAGCGCAGCGGAGGCGCTGGCGTGCAGCCCGGAGCAGCAGGAGCTCCGCCAGATGCTGAGCGCGACCACGGGACTGCCCGTTGGTTCCAAGTAG